A genome region from Brassica oleracea var. oleracea cultivar TO1000 chromosome C2, BOL, whole genome shotgun sequence includes the following:
- the LOC106327113 gene encoding subtilisin-like protease SBT3.3 isoform X3: protein MSSQVSWWVFGVMSVVLILNLEFSVVEGGASEETKIHIVYLGEREHNDPELVTASHLRMLESLLGSQKDANEFMVHSYRHGFSGFAAHLTDSQAKKISEHPDVVQVTPNSFYEPQTTRAFEYLGLSQSSPKGLLHDANMGEDVIIGILDSGVWPESPSFSDKGLGPIPKRWKGTCVDGEKFDSKKHCNKKLIGARYYMDSLFKNNRTDSGIPDTEYMSAREVFAHGSHVASTAAGAFVPDVSDNGLGVGTARGGAPKARIAMYKVCWQTQDGSCATADILKAMDDAIADGVDVISISLGSAIPISREIDISNVFSYGAFHAVSKGITVLMAGGNFGPDAYTVQNIAPWIITVAATSLDRWFPKPLTLGNNVTLLARTPSVDPELQAELIYVDSSKEMTSEAAGKIVLGFTTAENGESATDFLNKQMEVQAAGVILAGRRSDKMIVSEGLINLNIDYQQGTTILNYIKSTNKPTITVSPSIALTGPLVATKVAEFSGRGPNSVSPYVLKVITWLVFLYNIYSLTTFLLFFPLNTNIMYTARYRSTWCIHSCSLYPRKNELRERVHGYVWYFNGSTCRCRFGCSTQSCAS, encoded by the exons ATGAGTTCTCAAGTCTCATGGTGGGTTTTTGGGGTGATGAGTGTTGTGTTGATTCTCAACTTGGAGTTTAGCGTTGTGGAAGGAGGAGCCTCTGAGGAGACTAAG ATCCACATAGTGTACCTTGGTGAAAGAGAGCATAATGACCCGGAGCTTGTAACGGCCTCGCATCTCCGCATGCTAGAATCATTACTTGGAAG CCAAAAAGATGCAAATGAGTTCATGGTTCATAGTTATCGACATGGTTTCTCAGGCTTTGCCGCCCATCTAACGGATTCTCAAGCGAAAAAGATCTCAG AGCATCCGGATGTAGTTCAAGTGACACCCAATAGTTTCTACGAGCCCCAAACAACAAGGGCATTTGAGTACTTGGGGCTTTCTCAAAGCTCACCTAAAGGACTTCTTCATGATGCCAATATGGGTGAGGATGTCATCATCGGTATCTTGGACTCGG GCGTGTGGCCAGAGTCGCCGTCGTTTAGTGACAAAGGGCTAGGGCCGATCCCGAAACGATGGAAAGGAACGTGTGTGGACGGTGAAAAGTTCGACTCGAAGAAGCATTGCAACAAGAAGCTGATAGGAGCAAGGTATTACATGGACAGCCTCTTCAAAAACAACCGAACCGACAGCGGAATACCAGACACCGAGTACATGTCAGCAAGGGAAGTCTTCGCTCACGGGTCCCACGTCGCCTCCACAGCAGCAGGAGCCTTCGTCCCTGATGTGAGTGACAACGGGCTTGGAGTGGGCACAGCGAGAGGCGGGGCACCTAAAGCACGTATCGCCATGTACAAAGTGTGTTGGCAAACGCAAGATGGCTCATGCGCGACCGCAGACATACTAAAGGCCATGGACGATGCCATAGCCGACGGGGTCGACGTGATATCAATTTCTTTGGGAAGTGCGATCCCTATATCCCGTGAAATCGACATCAGTAATGTGTTCTCGTATGGAGCTTTCCACGCGGTCTCCAAGGGCATTACCGTGCTCATGGCAGGCGGCAACTTCGGACCCGATGCTTACACCGTACAGAACATAGCTCCATGGATAATAACAGTGGCTGCCACCAGTCTTGACCGGTGGTTTCCCAAACCTTTGACACTAGGAAACAACGTGACGTTATTG GCACGAACCCCATCCGTGGACCCTGAACTCCAAGCAGAACTCATATACGTAGACAGCTCAAAGGAGATGACCAGTGAAGCAGCAGGAAAAATTGTGCTAGGTTTTACAACTGCTGAAAATGGAGAGTCTGCAACTGATTTTCTAAACAAACAAATGGAAGTTCAGGCGGCTGGTGTAATCCTTGCCGGTAGAAGAAGTGATAAGATGATAGTTTCCGAAGGTCTGATTAACCTCAACATCGACTATCAGCAAGGGACTACAATTTTGAACTACATAAAATCCACCAA TAAGCCGACCATAACCGTGAGTCCTTCAATCGCACTCACTGGACCACTTGTAGCTACTAAAGTTGCTGAATTCTCCGGCAGAGGGCCCAATTCTGTATCTCCATATGTTCTCAAGGTAATAACTTGGCTAGTCTTTCTATATAATATATATAGTTTAACAACATTCCTTCTTTTTTTTCCACTGAACACCAACATTATGTATACAGCCCGATATCGCAGCACCTGGTGTATCCATAGTTGCAGCTTGTACCCCAGAAAAAATGAGCTACGAGAACGGGTACACGGCTATGTCTGGTACTTCAATGGCAGCACCTGCCGTTGCCGGTTTGGTTGCTCTACTCAAAGCTGTGCATCCTGA
- the LOC106327113 gene encoding subtilisin-like protease SBT3.3 isoform X1, producing MSSQVSWWVFGVMSVVLILNLEFSVVEGGASEETKIHIVYLGEREHNDPELVTASHLRMLESLLGSQKDANEFMVHSYRHGFSGFAAHLTDSQAKKISEHPDVVQVTPNSFYEPQTTRAFEYLGLSQSSPKGLLHDANMGEDVIIGILDSGVWPESPSFSDKGLGPIPKRWKGTCVDGEKFDSKKHCNKKLIGARYYMDSLFKNNRTDSGIPDTEYMSAREVFAHGSHVASTAAGAFVPDVSDNGLGVGTARGGAPKARIAMYKVCWQTQDGSCATADILKAMDDAIADGVDVISISLGSAIPISREIDISNVFSYGAFHAVSKGITVLMAGGNFGPDAYTVQNIAPWIITVAATSLDRWFPKPLTLGNNVTLLARTPSVDPELQAELIYVDSSKEMTSEAAGKIVLGFTTAENGESATDFLNKQMEVQAAGVILAGRRSDKMIVSEGLINLNIDYQQGTTILNYIKSTNKPTITVSPSIALTGPLVATKVAEFSGRGPNSVSPYVLKPDIAAPGVSIVAACTPEKMSYENGYTAMSGTSMAAPAVAGLVALLKAVHPDWSPAMLKSAIITTASSTDPYGEPIYSEGLSRKLADPFDFGGGLVNPEKAANPGLVYDADVQDYIRFLCASSYDEMSITKISKQTVKCPSPRPSMLDLNLPSITIPFLKEDVTLTRTVTNVGPVNSVYKLIVQPPMGVKISVTPETLVFNSGVKKLSYQVTVSTTHKANSIYFFGSLTWTDGIHNVVIPLSIRTQMVKYFDQ from the exons ATGAGTTCTCAAGTCTCATGGTGGGTTTTTGGGGTGATGAGTGTTGTGTTGATTCTCAACTTGGAGTTTAGCGTTGTGGAAGGAGGAGCCTCTGAGGAGACTAAG ATCCACATAGTGTACCTTGGTGAAAGAGAGCATAATGACCCGGAGCTTGTAACGGCCTCGCATCTCCGCATGCTAGAATCATTACTTGGAAG CCAAAAAGATGCAAATGAGTTCATGGTTCATAGTTATCGACATGGTTTCTCAGGCTTTGCCGCCCATCTAACGGATTCTCAAGCGAAAAAGATCTCAG AGCATCCGGATGTAGTTCAAGTGACACCCAATAGTTTCTACGAGCCCCAAACAACAAGGGCATTTGAGTACTTGGGGCTTTCTCAAAGCTCACCTAAAGGACTTCTTCATGATGCCAATATGGGTGAGGATGTCATCATCGGTATCTTGGACTCGG GCGTGTGGCCAGAGTCGCCGTCGTTTAGTGACAAAGGGCTAGGGCCGATCCCGAAACGATGGAAAGGAACGTGTGTGGACGGTGAAAAGTTCGACTCGAAGAAGCATTGCAACAAGAAGCTGATAGGAGCAAGGTATTACATGGACAGCCTCTTCAAAAACAACCGAACCGACAGCGGAATACCAGACACCGAGTACATGTCAGCAAGGGAAGTCTTCGCTCACGGGTCCCACGTCGCCTCCACAGCAGCAGGAGCCTTCGTCCCTGATGTGAGTGACAACGGGCTTGGAGTGGGCACAGCGAGAGGCGGGGCACCTAAAGCACGTATCGCCATGTACAAAGTGTGTTGGCAAACGCAAGATGGCTCATGCGCGACCGCAGACATACTAAAGGCCATGGACGATGCCATAGCCGACGGGGTCGACGTGATATCAATTTCTTTGGGAAGTGCGATCCCTATATCCCGTGAAATCGACATCAGTAATGTGTTCTCGTATGGAGCTTTCCACGCGGTCTCCAAGGGCATTACCGTGCTCATGGCAGGCGGCAACTTCGGACCCGATGCTTACACCGTACAGAACATAGCTCCATGGATAATAACAGTGGCTGCCACCAGTCTTGACCGGTGGTTTCCCAAACCTTTGACACTAGGAAACAACGTGACGTTATTG GCACGAACCCCATCCGTGGACCCTGAACTCCAAGCAGAACTCATATACGTAGACAGCTCAAAGGAGATGACCAGTGAAGCAGCAGGAAAAATTGTGCTAGGTTTTACAACTGCTGAAAATGGAGAGTCTGCAACTGATTTTCTAAACAAACAAATGGAAGTTCAGGCGGCTGGTGTAATCCTTGCCGGTAGAAGAAGTGATAAGATGATAGTTTCCGAAGGTCTGATTAACCTCAACATCGACTATCAGCAAGGGACTACAATTTTGAACTACATAAAATCCACCAA TAAGCCGACCATAACCGTGAGTCCTTCAATCGCACTCACTGGACCACTTGTAGCTACTAAAGTTGCTGAATTCTCCGGCAGAGGGCCCAATTCTGTATCTCCATATGTTCTCAAG CCCGATATCGCAGCACCTGGTGTATCCATAGTTGCAGCTTGTACCCCAGAAAAAATGAGCTACGAGAACGGGTACACGGCTATGTCTGGTACTTCAATGGCAGCACCTGCCGTTGCCGGTTTGGTTGCTCTACTCAAAGCTGTGCATCCTGATTGGTCTCCTGCCATGCTTAAATCAGCTATCATCACTACAG CTTCCTCAACGGATCCCTATGGAGAACCTATCTACTCAGAGGGATTATCACGGAAACTAGCTGACCCTTTTGACTTCGGGGGAGGACTGGTGAACCCAGAGAAAGCAGCAAACCCTGGTCTTGTCTATGATGCAGACGTACAAGACTACATTCGTTTTCTATGTGCTTCTAGTTATGACGAGATGTCCATCACCAAAATATCAAAGCAAACAGTTAAATGTCCGAGTCCAAGGCCATCTATGCTTGATCTCAATTTGCCGTCTATCACCATTCCGTTCCTCAAGGAAGATGTGACTCTCACTAGAACCGTCACTAACGTTGGACCCGTCAACTCCGTATATAAACTCATCGTTCAGCCTCCTATGGGTGTCAAAATCTCCGTCACGCCCGAAACATTGGTCTTTAACTCCGGAGTTAAGAAACTCAGCTACCAAGTCACAGTCTCCACAACCCACAAAGCCAATTCTATTTACTTTTTTGGGAGTTTGACTTGGACGGATGGTATTCACAACGTCGTCATCCCATTATCTATCAGGACACAGATGGTGAAGTACTTTGACCAATAA
- the LOC106327382 gene encoding serine/threonine-protein kinase EDR1-like, which translates to MSKMKHLLRKLHIGSSSGGVGDHHRLDDSTTTRPTTIIDPSPVPSSSPSPASTSSVSSSSGFGNASSTMPRLEPFEPPGRDLTAGDGVDFNLMEEEYQVQLAMAISVSDPDPRENADTAQLDAAKRISLGVSAPVTDADSAVDFLSLRYWGHKVINYDQKVRDGFYDVYGITSNSLSQGKMPLLVDLQAISISDNVDYEVILVNRLIDPELQELERRAYALSLECPEFARGQVSSVLTQKIANIVVEQMGARVENADEALRKWMHRSYELRNSLSTTVIPLGRVNFGLARHRALLFKVLADRINLPCMLVKGSYYTGTDDGAVNLIKLDDKSEYIIDLMGAPGALIPAEVPSSFLPVACTDTRVFPDDLLQHSCPVLEKETETPAFSVLEETDSRPSGMVANLFTGNHEENRDRFAVEKHQTERFEHDFGKLMQTQQISGENLLPFSGKPTSAQKVKVKNVSKYVISAAKNPEFAQKLHAVLLESGASPPPDLFMDVNPQNLKGKSLLQEFRQESSNSAVPCYPEKVGYQLAESERNPTALQLPAVCTSAETYQQPEEVDFFMERNFDVNTGKVSSPEKMESTADGEPSVCDRHDQGINPFLGEAAKWEIMWEDLQIGERIGIGSYGEVYRAEWNGTEVAVKKFLDQDFSGDALTQFKSEIEIMLRLRHPNVVLFMGAVTRPPNFSILTEFLPRGSLYRLLHRPNHQLDEKRRMRMALDVAKGMNYLHTSHPTVVHRDLKSPNLLVDKNWVVKVCDFGLSRMKHHTYLSSKSTAGTPEWMAPEVLRNEPANEKCDVYSFGVILWELATSRIPWKGLNPMQVVGAVGFQNRRLEIPDDIDPTVAQIIRDCWQMEPHLRPSFTQLMRSLKRLQGLNISNRGNTSESLM; encoded by the exons ATGTCGAAGATGAAGCATCTTCTCCGGAAGCTCCACATCGGAAGCAGCAGCGGCGGAGTCGGCGACCATCACAGGCTAGACGATTCGACTACGACTAGACCGACGACGATAATCGATCCCAGCCCTGTTCCGAGCTCTAGCCCCAGCCCCGCCTCCACTTCCTCCGTCTCTTCTTCGTCAGGCTTCGGCAACGCCTCATCGACAATGCCGAGATTGGAACCGTTTGAGCCGCCGGGGCGTGATCTGACGGCTGGGGACGGCGTCGATTTCAATCTGATGGAGGAGGAGTACCAGGTCCAGCTAGCTATGGCGATCAGCGTGTCTGATCCTGATCCGAGAGAGAATGCAGATACGGCTCAGCTCGACGCCGCTAAGAGGATTAGCCTCGGCGTTTCGGCTCCGGTCACCGACGCGGATTCCGCCGTTGACTTTCTATCGCTACGCTATTGG GGACATAAGGTTATTAACTATGATCAGAAAGTCAGGGATGGTTTCTACGATGTGTATGGGATCACATCCAATTCTCTTTCGCAGGGGAAGATGCCGCTTCTCGTGGATCTTCAAGCGATTTCTATTTCAGACAATGTTGATTACGAGGTCATTTTGGTGAACCGGTTGATTGATCCTGAACTGCAAGAGCTGGAGAGGAGAGCATATGCTTTGTCTTTGGAATGTCCAGAGTTTGCTCGTGGTCAGGTGTCGAGTGTTTTGACTCAGAAAATTGCGAATATAGTTGTGGAGCAGATGGGTGCCCGCGTGGAAAATGCTGATGAAGCGTTGAGGAAGTGGATGCATCGAAGCTATGAGCTGAGGAATTCTTTGAGCACTACTGTTATTCCACTTGGGCGAGTTAATTTTGGTCTTGCACGTCACAGGGCTTTGCTTTTCAAG GTGCTTGCTGATAGGATTAATCTCCCGTGTATGCTGGTAAAAGGCAGCTATTACACTGGAACTGATGATGGGGCTGTGAATTTGATTAAACTAGATGACAAAAG TGAATACATTATTGATTTAATGGGTGCTCCGGGTGCTCTAATTCCTGCCGAGGTTCCGAGCAGCTTTCTTCCAGTTGCTTGCACCGATACGAGAGTGTTTCCTGATGATCTGTTGCAACATTCTTGCCCTGTTCTTGAGAAAGAAACTGAAACACCAGCATTTTCAGTTCTCGAGGAAACAGATTCCAGACCTTCTGGTATGGTGGCAAACTTATTCACTGGAAACCATGAAGAAAACAGGGACAGATTCGCTGTTGAAAAACATCAAACGGAGAGGTTTGAGCATGACTTTGGAAAGCTAATGCAAACACAGCAGATATCTGGTGAAAACTTGCTGCCATTTTCTGGGAAACCGACAAGTGCACAGAAAGTGAAAGTTAAGAATGTCTCGAAATATGTCATAAGTGCAGCAAAGAACCCCGAATTCGCGCAGAAATTACATGCTGTCTTGTTAGAAAGTGGTGCATCACCTCCCCCAGATTTGTTTATGGATGTCAATCCACAGAACTTGAAAGGGAAGAGTTTGCTTCAAGAATTTCGGCAAGAAAGTAGCAATTCTGCTGTTCCATGCTACCCAGAAAAG GTTGGATATCAATTAGCTGAATCTGAAAGGAACCCCACAGCATTGCAACTACCAGCTGTTTGTACCTCAG CTGAGACTTACCAACAACCAGAGGAGGTAGATTTTTTTATGGAGAGAAACTTTGATGTGAATACGGGTAAAGTTTCTTCACCGGAAAAGATGGAGAGCACTGCTGATGGGGAGCCCTCTGTTTGCGATAGACATGACCAAGGAATTAATCCATTTCTCGGTGAGGCTGCAAAATGGGAAATTATGTGGGAAGATCTTCAGATTGGCGAGCGGATTGGTATTG GTTCATATGGAGAAGTTTACCGTGCAGAATGGAATGGAACT GAAGTGGCTGTTAAGAAGTTTTTGGATCAAGATTTCTCTGGTGATGCATTGACACAGTTCAAATCTGAA ATTGAAATAATGTTGAGATTGCGGCACCCAAACGTTGTTCTTTTCATGGGAGCAGTAACACGGCCGCCAAATTTCTCCATCCTGACAGAGTTCCTACCCAG GGGGAGTTTGTACAGATTACTCCATCGACCAAATCATCAGCTTGATGAGAAGAGACGAATGCGGATGGCACTTGATGTG GCAAAGGGTATGAACTATTTGCACACCAGCCACCCAACTGTTGTACATAGGGATTTGAAATCTCCGAACCTTCTTGTTGATAAAAACTGGGTCGTCAAGGTTTGTGACTTTGGATTGTCGCGCATGAAACACCACACTTATTTGTCTTCAAAATCAACTGCAGGAACG CCCGAGTGGATGGCTCCAGAAGTGTTGAGGAATGAACCAGCAAATGAGAA ATGTGACGTGTACAGCTTTGGTGTTATATTGTGGGAACTAGCTACTTCGCGCATCCCTTGGAAAGGTTTAAACCCGATGCAAGTCGTTGGAGCTGTGGGTTTCCAGAATCGACGCCTTGAAATCCCAGATGATATTGATCCAACCGTTGCACAGATAATCCGTGATTGTTGGCAAAT GGAACCGCATTTAAGGCCATCGTTTACACAACTGATGAGAAGTCTGAAGCGGCTACAGGGACTAAACATAAGCAACAGAGGAAACACAAGTGAAAGTTTGATGTAA
- the LOC106325052 gene encoding uncharacterized protein LOC106325052: protein MTDRVFPASKPPTATDGVPPAPPPAPAAVNGNGTANGTANQKPQTYIPANRPVYRPQPYSRRHHHQSRPSCRRVCCCCCFWSILIFLLLALMAAIAATAVYVIYRPRPPSFSVPSLRISRVNLTTASDTSVSHLSSFFNFTLLSENPNGHLTFSYDPFAVTVKSAKSGQTVANGTVPAFFSDNKNKTSFRGVIAASAPARELDPEEARRLKSDLARARVGFEIVMRTMVKLRMGKVKSEGVEIRVTCQGFEGTVPKGKTPTVATSKRTKCKSDLSVKVWEWSF from the coding sequence ATGACTGACCGAGTCTTCCCAGCCTCCAAGCCACCAACCGCCACTGACGGCGTTCCACCAGCACCTCCTCCCGCTCCCGCTGCCGTTAACGGTAACGGAACAGCAAACGGCACAGCTAACCAAAAACCACAAACCTACATTCCGGCTAACCGGCCGGTTTACCGTCCGCAGCCTTACAGCCGCCGTCATCACCACCAATCTCGGCCAAGCTGCCGGCGAGTTTGCTGCTGCTGCTGTTTCTGGTCGATTCTGATCTTCCTCCTCCTCGCCCTCATGGCAGCGATCGCCGCCACCGCCGTGTACGTGATCTACCGCCCCCGTCCGCCGTCGTTCTCCGTCCCGTCGCTTCGTATCAGCCGCGTTAACTTAACCACCGCGTCGGACACCTCCGTCTCCCACCTCTCCTCCTTCTTCAACTTCACTCTCCTCTCAGAGAATCCCAACGGCCACCTCACCTTCTCCTACGACCCCTTCGCCGTCACCGTCAAGTCCGCCAAGTCCGGCCAGACGGTCGCGAACGGGACGGTTCCGGCGTTCTTCAGCGATAACAAGAACAAGACGTCGTTTCGGGGCGTGATCGCGGCGTCTGCGCCGGCGCGTGAGCTGGATCCGGAAGAAGCTCGGCGTTTGAAGTCGGATCTGGCGCGTGCGCGCGTGGGGTTTGAGATTGTGATGCGGACGATGGTGAAACTGCGAATGGGGAAGGTGAAGAGTGAAGGAGTGGAGATCAGAGTGACGTGTCAAGGGTTCGAAGGGACAGTACCAAAAGGTAAAACTCCGACCGTAGCAACCTCGAAGAGGACTAAGTGTAAGTCTGATCTGAGCGTCAAGGTCTGGGAATGGAGTTTTTAA
- the LOC106323171 gene encoding uncharacterized protein LOC106323171, which translates to MGSGFKIGSSFRLATAFTWCLLIASTYFPFTTSAARFEVRNEITKFPGRNRQLSFECWSTTNDLGLHALNPGESKSWSFKAVYIKLPFMYTYFQCRFFVGFGSPDGQIATVFAGERKFRYECDDQEEECIWVVKREGLYLRKITRDDKGQRLYEDKLKLAWIGGTNYFPIYEDQ; encoded by the coding sequence ATGGGGTCCGGGTTCAAGATCGGATCAAGTTTCCGTTTAGCCACCGCATTCACATGGTGCCTTCTCATTGCATCAACCTATTTTCCATTCACCACATCAGCAGCCCGGTTTGAGGTAAGAAACGAGATAACCAAATTCCCGGGAAGAAACAGACAACTCTCGTTTGAATGTTGGTCAACTACCAACGATCTAGGCTTGCATGCTCTCAACCCAGGAGAATCCAAAAGCTGGTCGTTCAAGGCGGTATACATCAAGTTACCGTTCATGTACACGTACTTTCAGTGCAGGTTCTTCGTCGGCTTTGGCTCGCCTGATGGTCAGATCGCAACTGTTTTTGCTGGTGAGAGAAAATTCAGGTACGAATGCGATGATCAGGAGGAAGAGTGCATTTGGGTGGTGAAGAGAGAAGGGTTATATCTAAGGAAGATCACAAGGGATGATAAAGGCCAAAGGCTTTACGAAGACAAATTGAAACTGGCTTGGATTGGTGGTACTAACTACTTCCCGATTTATGAGGATCAATAA
- the LOC106327113 gene encoding subtilisin-like protease SBT3.3 isoform X2, with the protein MLESLLGSQKDANEFMVHSYRHGFSGFAAHLTDSQAKKISEHPDVVQVTPNSFYEPQTTRAFEYLGLSQSSPKGLLHDANMGEDVIIGILDSGVWPESPSFSDKGLGPIPKRWKGTCVDGEKFDSKKHCNKKLIGARYYMDSLFKNNRTDSGIPDTEYMSAREVFAHGSHVASTAAGAFVPDVSDNGLGVGTARGGAPKARIAMYKVCWQTQDGSCATADILKAMDDAIADGVDVISISLGSAIPISREIDISNVFSYGAFHAVSKGITVLMAGGNFGPDAYTVQNIAPWIITVAATSLDRWFPKPLTLGNNVTLLARTPSVDPELQAELIYVDSSKEMTSEAAGKIVLGFTTAENGESATDFLNKQMEVQAAGVILAGRRSDKMIVSEGLINLNIDYQQGTTILNYIKSTNKPTITVSPSIALTGPLVATKVAEFSGRGPNSVSPYVLKPDIAAPGVSIVAACTPEKMSYENGYTAMSGTSMAAPAVAGLVALLKAVHPDWSPAMLKSAIITTASSTDPYGEPIYSEGLSRKLADPFDFGGGLVNPEKAANPGLVYDADVQDYIRFLCASSYDEMSITKISKQTVKCPSPRPSMLDLNLPSITIPFLKEDVTLTRTVTNVGPVNSVYKLIVQPPMGVKISVTPETLVFNSGVKKLSYQVTVSTTHKANSIYFFGSLTWTDGIHNVVIPLSIRTQMVKYFDQ; encoded by the exons ATGCTAGAATCATTACTTGGAAG CCAAAAAGATGCAAATGAGTTCATGGTTCATAGTTATCGACATGGTTTCTCAGGCTTTGCCGCCCATCTAACGGATTCTCAAGCGAAAAAGATCTCAG AGCATCCGGATGTAGTTCAAGTGACACCCAATAGTTTCTACGAGCCCCAAACAACAAGGGCATTTGAGTACTTGGGGCTTTCTCAAAGCTCACCTAAAGGACTTCTTCATGATGCCAATATGGGTGAGGATGTCATCATCGGTATCTTGGACTCGG GCGTGTGGCCAGAGTCGCCGTCGTTTAGTGACAAAGGGCTAGGGCCGATCCCGAAACGATGGAAAGGAACGTGTGTGGACGGTGAAAAGTTCGACTCGAAGAAGCATTGCAACAAGAAGCTGATAGGAGCAAGGTATTACATGGACAGCCTCTTCAAAAACAACCGAACCGACAGCGGAATACCAGACACCGAGTACATGTCAGCAAGGGAAGTCTTCGCTCACGGGTCCCACGTCGCCTCCACAGCAGCAGGAGCCTTCGTCCCTGATGTGAGTGACAACGGGCTTGGAGTGGGCACAGCGAGAGGCGGGGCACCTAAAGCACGTATCGCCATGTACAAAGTGTGTTGGCAAACGCAAGATGGCTCATGCGCGACCGCAGACATACTAAAGGCCATGGACGATGCCATAGCCGACGGGGTCGACGTGATATCAATTTCTTTGGGAAGTGCGATCCCTATATCCCGTGAAATCGACATCAGTAATGTGTTCTCGTATGGAGCTTTCCACGCGGTCTCCAAGGGCATTACCGTGCTCATGGCAGGCGGCAACTTCGGACCCGATGCTTACACCGTACAGAACATAGCTCCATGGATAATAACAGTGGCTGCCACCAGTCTTGACCGGTGGTTTCCCAAACCTTTGACACTAGGAAACAACGTGACGTTATTG GCACGAACCCCATCCGTGGACCCTGAACTCCAAGCAGAACTCATATACGTAGACAGCTCAAAGGAGATGACCAGTGAAGCAGCAGGAAAAATTGTGCTAGGTTTTACAACTGCTGAAAATGGAGAGTCTGCAACTGATTTTCTAAACAAACAAATGGAAGTTCAGGCGGCTGGTGTAATCCTTGCCGGTAGAAGAAGTGATAAGATGATAGTTTCCGAAGGTCTGATTAACCTCAACATCGACTATCAGCAAGGGACTACAATTTTGAACTACATAAAATCCACCAA TAAGCCGACCATAACCGTGAGTCCTTCAATCGCACTCACTGGACCACTTGTAGCTACTAAAGTTGCTGAATTCTCCGGCAGAGGGCCCAATTCTGTATCTCCATATGTTCTCAAG CCCGATATCGCAGCACCTGGTGTATCCATAGTTGCAGCTTGTACCCCAGAAAAAATGAGCTACGAGAACGGGTACACGGCTATGTCTGGTACTTCAATGGCAGCACCTGCCGTTGCCGGTTTGGTTGCTCTACTCAAAGCTGTGCATCCTGATTGGTCTCCTGCCATGCTTAAATCAGCTATCATCACTACAG CTTCCTCAACGGATCCCTATGGAGAACCTATCTACTCAGAGGGATTATCACGGAAACTAGCTGACCCTTTTGACTTCGGGGGAGGACTGGTGAACCCAGAGAAAGCAGCAAACCCTGGTCTTGTCTATGATGCAGACGTACAAGACTACATTCGTTTTCTATGTGCTTCTAGTTATGACGAGATGTCCATCACCAAAATATCAAAGCAAACAGTTAAATGTCCGAGTCCAAGGCCATCTATGCTTGATCTCAATTTGCCGTCTATCACCATTCCGTTCCTCAAGGAAGATGTGACTCTCACTAGAACCGTCACTAACGTTGGACCCGTCAACTCCGTATATAAACTCATCGTTCAGCCTCCTATGGGTGTCAAAATCTCCGTCACGCCCGAAACATTGGTCTTTAACTCCGGAGTTAAGAAACTCAGCTACCAAGTCACAGTCTCCACAACCCACAAAGCCAATTCTATTTACTTTTTTGGGAGTTTGACTTGGACGGATGGTATTCACAACGTCGTCATCCCATTATCTATCAGGACACAGATGGTGAAGTACTTTGACCAATAA
- the LOC106323173 gene encoding uncharacterized protein LOC106323173: MHFCASGRNKRLKKMKTLIIWCLVSQAIILAGNSAEKGDVDFSILIKNEMYNFKKPSVFYHCRSSKKDLGWHKSQPSSEFRWSFEVPQFGNGVMVHNCEFRSRLGTANIEIETLSTTAILCDGQTCKYAIRRNGIYFIGYELYYPFGGIVELSRPVEKLIEPWTPWSPHQLRYLNRSKQNHS, encoded by the exons ATGCATTTCTGTGCATCTGGAAGGAAT AAACGGCTGAAAAAAATGAAAACCCTAATAATATGGTGCCTTGTATCCCAAGCAATCATTCTAGCGGGAAACTCAGCCGAGAAAGGAGACGTTGATTTTTCCATACTAATAAAAAACGAAATGTACAACTTCAAAAAACCTTCCGTTTTCTACCACTGCCGATCCTCAAAGAAAGACCTCGGATGGCACAAGTCGCAACCATCTTCCGAGTTTCGTTGGAGCTTCGAAGTTCCTCAGTTTGGTAACGGCGTGATGGTACACAACTGTGAGTTCAGGTCGAGGCTAGGAACTGCTAATATCGAGATCGAGACGTTGTCCACTACGGCTATTCTATGCGACGGGCAGACATGCAAGTACGCTATTAGACGTAACGGGATTTATTTCATTGGTTATGAGTTGTATTATCCCTTTGGAGGGATTGTTGAGCTGTCTAGGCCTGTTGAGAAGCTAATTGAGCCGTGGACGCCTTGGTCACCGCATCAATTGAGATATTTGAACCGTAGTAAGCAGAACCATTCTTGA